One genomic region from Neoarius graeffei isolate fNeoGra1 chromosome 4, fNeoGra1.pri, whole genome shotgun sequence encodes:
- the LOC132885195 gene encoding sodium- and chloride-dependent GABA transporter 2-like isoform X11 → MLSGKLDMEMNYDPEKQLNLACPESESVHTKGNIPERGQWSNKVEFLLAVAGQIIGLGNVWRFPYLCYKNGGGVFFIPYFIFLFVCGIPLFLMEISLGQYTSQGGITCWRKICPLFEEPVLSVHNLDCKDSIGLGYGTMVVMLYSGISYILILAWAFFYLFSSFSAELPWATCNNFWNTEACIEFDKLGNLSNLSIPVNATSPVKEFWERRVLNLTGSVYELGNVRWELALCLLLSWIICYFCVWKGVKSTGKVVYFTATLPYVMLAVLLVRGLLLPGAVDGIIFYLYPDSTRLMDPQVWLDAGTQIFYSYALCIGCLIAMGSYNKYNNNCYKDSVCLCLLNSGTSFVAGFAIFSVLGFMANEQGTDISTVAESGPGLAFIAYPRAVAMMPVPQLWAICFFVMIILLGLDSQFVALEALMTAAVDTYPSFFLSGHRRKFCLAIFCCGCFLIGLLMTTGHCSKRFDG, encoded by the exons TGATATGGAGATGAATTATGATCCAGAGAAGCAGTTAAATTTGGCTTGTCCAGAATCAGAGAGTGTTCATACAAAGGGCAACATTCCAGAGAGAGGCCAGTGGTCAAATAAAGTTGAATTTCTcctggctgtcgctgggcaaattATCGGTTTAGGAAATGTGTGGAGGTTCCCATACTTATGCTACAAGAATGGAGGAG GAGtatttttcattccatatttcatCTTCCTATTTGTCTGTGGCATTCCACTGTTCCTCATGGAGATATCATTGGGTCAGTACACCAGTCAGGGTGGCATCACCTGCTGGAGGAAAATCTGCCCCCTGTTTGAAG AACCAGTGCTCAGTGTACACAACCTTGACTGTAAGGATTCAATAG gaTTGGGCTATGGAACTATGGTGGTTATGTTGTACTCCGGCATCTCCTACATCCTAATTTTGGCCTGGGCATTCTTCTATCTTTTTTCTTCCTTTAGTGCTGAATTACCGTGGGCTACCTGCAACAATTTCTGGAATACcg AAGCATGCATTGAATTTGACAAACTGGGCAATTTAAGCAACTTGAGTATACCAGTGAATGCAACTTCACCTGTTAAAGAGTTCTGGGA GAGGAGAGTGCTAAATCTCACAGGCAGTGTGTATGAGCTGGGCAATGTTAGGTGGGAGTTGGCCCTGTGTCTCCTCTTATCTTGGATCATCTGCTACTTCTGTGTGTGGAAGGGAGTGAAGTCTACAGGCAAG GTGGTTTATTTCACTGCTACCCTTCCTTATGTAATGTTGGCAGTACTTTTAGTGCGTGGACTCTTGCTGCCTGGGGCTGTTGATGGTATCATTTTTTACCTCTATCCAGATTCTACACGTCTCATGGATCCACAG GTGTGGCTGGATGCTGGAACGCAGATTTTTTACTCCTACGCTCTCTGCATTGGGTGCCTTATTGCAATGGGAAGCTACAACAAGTACAATAATAACTGCTACAA GGACTCTGTTTGTCTGTGCCTGTTGAACAGTGGGACCAGTTTTGTAGCTGGTTTTGCCATCTTCTCTGTGCTAGGCTTTATGGCCAATGAACAGGGGACAGACATCTCAACAGTGGCAGAGTCAG GCCCAGGCTTGGCCTTCATTGCATACCCCAGAGCTGTTGCGATGATGCCTGTTCCACAACTATGGGCCATTTGTTTCTTTGTTATGATTATTCTGCTAGGACTGGACAGTCAG TTTGTGGCTTTGGAGGCATTGATGACTGCTGCAGTTGACACATACCCCTCGTTCTTCCTTTCTGGTCATCGCCGCAAATTCTGCCTGGCCATCTTTTGTTGTGGGTGTTTCCTGATTGGCCTGCTTATGACAACAGGG CACTGCAGCAAGAGGTTCGATGGCTAA